One genomic window of Luteitalea pratensis includes the following:
- a CDS encoding sugar phosphate isomerase/epimerase family protein, protein MLDARGARDNGFGGIVSGIDARLPRGRLEVFVKFALLTVSYAGLFYDGPALSVVDQVRKARQLGFDGLAIETKRPVASPLDLGRSDRQAIRAAADAEGIELCAIESLSNFASPIMEERENNLAMMRLVLDLAVDLGVPLVKVFAAWPGLVNDEDDTASYVPYEKGNYYARLYPADLRRWHRALDGLRETADLAAQRGLTLALQNHAPVLRPGYEDTLAMMRELDRSNVGLCLDAPLFKERQSDAYVKEAARVCGAHVLLTHYGAWNFVDGEEGVEQGPCPSFGGPVNYAPFLAELQRAGYDGYLVSEYCLPCVKDHRLGGIDDIDRANAMALAYMKQLVESPQTV, encoded by the coding sequence TTGCTCGACGCGCGTGGCGCCCGCGACAACGGGTTTGGCGGTATCGTGTCGGGGATTGACGCGCGGCTCCCGCGCGGGCGACTGGAGGTATTCGTGAAGTTCGCGTTGCTGACCGTGTCCTACGCAGGCCTGTTCTATGACGGGCCGGCGCTGAGCGTCGTCGATCAGGTGCGCAAGGCGCGCCAGCTCGGATTCGACGGCCTGGCCATCGAAACCAAACGACCCGTGGCCTCGCCGCTGGACCTGGGCCGGTCGGATCGCCAGGCGATTCGTGCCGCGGCCGACGCCGAGGGCATCGAACTCTGCGCGATCGAGAGCCTGTCCAACTTCGCCAGCCCGATCATGGAAGAACGCGAGAACAACCTCGCGATGATGCGGCTGGTGCTCGACCTTGCCGTGGATCTTGGTGTGCCGCTGGTGAAGGTCTTCGCGGCCTGGCCCGGACTCGTGAACGACGAGGACGACACCGCCTCGTACGTGCCGTACGAGAAGGGGAACTACTACGCGCGCCTGTATCCCGCCGACCTGCGGCGCTGGCACCGGGCGCTGGACGGCCTGCGGGAGACGGCGGACCTGGCCGCGCAGCGGGGCCTGACGCTGGCGCTCCAGAATCACGCGCCGGTGCTGCGTCCCGGGTACGAGGACACGCTGGCGATGATGCGCGAGCTCGACCGTTCGAACGTGGGGCTGTGTCTCGACGCGCCGCTCTTCAAGGAGCGCCAGAGTGACGCCTACGTCAAGGAGGCGGCCCGCGTGTGCGGGGCGCACGTCCTGCTGACCCACTATGGCGCCTGGAACTTCGTCGACGGCGAGGAGGGTGTCGAACAGGGGCCATGCCCGTCGTTTGGCGGCCCGGTCAACTACGCGCCCTTCCTCGCGGAACTGCAGCGTGCCGGTTACGACGGGTACCTGGTGTCGGAGTATTGCCTGCCTTGTGTGAAGGACCATCGACTGGGCGGCATCGACGACATCGACCGCGCCAACGCCATGGCCCTGGCGTACATGAAGCAGCTGGTGGAGTCGCCGCAGACGGTCTGA
- a CDS encoding response regulator transcription factor: protein MTDRPRILLVDDEVALQRAVATLLRSRGYDVVVASSGHDALQQAELVPPDLVVLDLGLPDLDGLEVCRRLRGQGPAPIIVLSARTDEGDKVAALDLGADDYVTKPFGPEELLARIRAALRRLADQTAARAGTFQAGGLVIDFDRNRVVRDEVEIRLTPKEFELLTLLARNHDRVLTHRAILKAIWGANAVEQPEHLWTLMSQLRKKVEPDPSQPRYLRSEPWVGYRFSTTEMP, encoded by the coding sequence ATGACTGACCGACCACGGATCCTGCTGGTGGACGACGAGGTGGCCTTGCAGCGGGCGGTCGCGACGCTGCTCCGTTCACGCGGCTATGACGTCGTGGTTGCATCCAGCGGACACGACGCGCTGCAGCAGGCCGAACTCGTTCCGCCAGACCTCGTGGTGCTGGATCTCGGGCTTCCCGACCTCGACGGCCTGGAGGTCTGCCGCCGCCTGCGCGGGCAGGGGCCCGCACCGATCATCGTGCTCTCGGCCCGCACCGACGAGGGCGACAAGGTGGCCGCCCTCGACCTCGGCGCCGACGACTATGTGACCAAGCCATTCGGACCCGAGGAACTGCTGGCGCGCATCCGGGCTGCCTTGCGACGCCTGGCCGACCAGACCGCAGCGCGCGCCGGGACGTTCCAGGCCGGCGGGCTGGTGATCGACTTCGACCGGAACCGCGTCGTCCGCGACGAGGTCGAGATTCGCCTCACGCCGAAGGAATTCGAGCTACTGACGCTGCTCGCGCGCAATCACGACCGCGTGCTCACGCACCGGGCGATCCTCAAGGCCATCTGGGGCGCGAACGCCGTTGAACAACCCGAACACCTCTGGACCCTGATGTCACAGTTGCGCAAGAAGGTCGAGCCGGACCCGTCGCAGCCGCGGTACCTGCGCAGCGAGCCCTGGGTCGGCTATCGCTTCAGCACGACCGAGATGCCCTGA
- a CDS encoding DUF4118 domain-containing protein codes for MSTLSRRSAWPGVGGVTGVLVISAVFLRVLHIHNAATVSTTFLLVVLLVAASSTLVAAVTTSLVAVLCFNFFFLPPVRTFSVADPQNWVALIAFLVVSVVGSNLSSRVRSRAEEASARRAELARLYDLSRDVLLVGDAVKGRTALAHAVARRFDLSFVAIAVPAAPGDWEVAQGGTTLLPLPPESLSASLDEARRRVEFDAQARTYAGHRVIDIQQQAVALVPLRVGTRPIGLLATLDNVVDAGTLDAIGGLVAMALERLHMLEERREAALLRQSEELKTTLLASLGHDLRTPLTAIRIGVENLKTAHLPDEERNAQAALVLAEAAQLDRLFQNLLDMARLEAGAVAAQARRTHPSEIIEAARAQVADVLATHIIREDLQVDDPSYVDPRLTATALARLLENAAQHAPAGSTIDLMTRREEGALLVLVRDHGPGIPVRDLPHLFERFYRGTGGARRPAGTGMGLWIARGLLAAAGAHVWGENAPDGGALFTIRLPDQAASVDAVPRHD; via the coding sequence ATGAGCACGCTCTCGCGGCGATCGGCGTGGCCCGGCGTTGGTGGCGTCACCGGCGTGCTCGTCATCAGCGCCGTCTTCCTGCGGGTGCTGCACATCCACAACGCTGCGACGGTATCGACGACGTTCCTGTTGGTCGTGCTGCTCGTGGCCGCCTCCTCGACGCTCGTGGCAGCGGTCACGACATCGCTCGTCGCCGTACTGTGTTTCAACTTCTTCTTCCTGCCGCCGGTGCGGACCTTCAGCGTCGCCGATCCGCAGAACTGGGTGGCGTTGATCGCGTTCCTGGTCGTGAGCGTGGTCGGCAGCAACCTGTCGTCGCGAGTCCGCAGCCGCGCCGAAGAAGCCTCCGCACGGCGTGCCGAACTCGCGCGACTGTATGACCTGAGCCGCGACGTCCTGCTGGTCGGGGACGCCGTCAAAGGACGCACGGCACTCGCGCACGCGGTCGCCCGTCGATTCGACCTCTCCTTCGTCGCCATCGCGGTCCCTGCCGCCCCCGGCGACTGGGAGGTCGCCCAGGGTGGGACGACGCTCCTTCCCCTCCCGCCCGAGAGCCTGTCGGCGTCGCTGGACGAGGCACGCCGGCGCGTCGAGTTCGACGCGCAAGCGCGCACTTACGCTGGCCACCGGGTCATCGATATCCAGCAGCAGGCCGTTGCCCTCGTCCCCCTCCGCGTCGGCACACGCCCGATCGGCCTGCTCGCAACCCTCGACAATGTCGTCGACGCGGGGACACTCGATGCGATTGGCGGCCTCGTGGCCATGGCGCTGGAGCGATTACACATGCTCGAAGAACGCCGGGAAGCGGCGCTGCTGCGGCAGAGCGAGGAATTGAAGACGACGCTGCTCGCCTCGCTCGGACACGATCTCCGCACGCCGCTGACCGCGATCCGGATCGGCGTGGAAAACCTGAAGACCGCGCACCTGCCTGACGAGGAGCGGAACGCGCAGGCCGCGCTGGTCCTGGCGGAAGCGGCACAACTCGACCGCCTTTTCCAGAACCTGCTCGACATGGCCAGGCTCGAGGCCGGCGCTGTCGCCGCGCAGGCTCGCCGGACGCACCCTTCCGAAATCATCGAAGCCGCCCGCGCGCAGGTGGCCGACGTGCTCGCCACGCACATCATCCGCGAGGACCTCCAGGTGGACGACCCGTCCTACGTCGATCCCCGTCTCACCGCGACGGCGCTGGCTCGACTGCTGGAGAACGCGGCGCAGCATGCGCCGGCAGGGTCGACGATCGATCTCATGACTCGTCGCGAAGAGGGCGCGCTCCTCGTGCTCGTTCGCGACCACGGACCTGGCATACCCGTGCGCGATCTACCGCACCTGTTCGAACGCTTCTACCGGGGGACCGGCGGGGCCCGCAGACCAGCCGGCACCGGCATGGGACTGTGGATTGCCCGTGGGCTATTGGCAGCGGCGGGTGCGCACGTCTGGGGTGAAAATGCCCCTGACGGAGGCGCGCTCTTCACGATTCGCCTCCCGGATCAGGCGGCGTCGGTGGACGCGGTGCCACGTCATGACTGA
- a CDS encoding ABC transporter permease, which translates to MRPRGTKRLFRFTSRTAGEIHGDIADEMAFHLEMRIETLRREGLGEAEARAQASREFGDASAHDAVCGPIDERAEQRSRWRRLADECVQDLRLGTRLLLRSPGFAAAAICTLGLSIGANTAIYSLLDAVLLRPVPLPEPERLALIWETRPDGGTNSASGGAFLDWRTHQTQFEAIVLTSPVAQNLSGRGVTEQLTGMEVSHEFLQVLGVPAVIGRGFLPQEDRPGGPTDVVMITEDFWRTRLGGDGAILGQRLVLDDVPRTVIGVLPRGAWIFPTDTFFVPAVLTPGTPRAARSPHWAAVFGRLSPRGTFAAADAELKAIKKRLDTDYPTFKRAWSVRAQPVTEALGVVTRTPMLLLLGAVSLLLLIACANVANLVLARGRQREQEMATRAALGAGGARLARQLLTESVVLALLGGGFGMVLAAGGVRGLRSVAAGSLPIALTPQLNLRVLAASAAVTFVTGLLFGLVPAMRARRPELSLAINNGGRRTTAAGQHRTQAMLVVAQVALTMVLVAAAGLLLRSLANTTHVDPGFDAERVLAFDVALPKASYDAPEKRVGFATRMVERLRALPGIEQAGSGQAIPFSGGGSGEYFQRPGTGGDEGLTLGRMDFVSAGYLEALGARVRAGRVISSDDTVGSGARVAVISETTARRFFPTGDAVGQVLRIQAAEWRIVGVVADIVDRKLDGERKPFCWVPYVFNSGRMSFAVRTTGEPLSLVGSVRRELAAIDPGVALANPRSLDVTRAGSLTQRKVVLGLVSAFAAAALLLACVGIYGVMAYGVATRRREIGIRLALGAVPMAVVRQVLAGGVSQLALGLVLGTLGAVAAARLLASELYGVNASDPTVLAVTALTIAAAAMGACLIPAWRATRYDPLESLRVE; encoded by the coding sequence ATGCGCCCCCGCGGAACCAAACGCCTCTTCCGGTTCACGTCACGGACGGCCGGCGAGATTCACGGCGACATCGCCGACGAGATGGCCTTTCACCTCGAGATGCGCATCGAGACCTTGCGCCGCGAGGGCCTGGGAGAGGCTGAGGCGCGAGCGCAGGCGTCACGCGAGTTCGGCGACGCTTCGGCCCACGACGCCGTGTGTGGGCCGATCGACGAGCGCGCCGAGCAGCGGAGTCGCTGGCGCCGCCTGGCCGACGAATGCGTGCAGGACCTGCGCTTAGGCACGCGCCTGCTGCTGCGCAGCCCGGGGTTTGCCGCGGCGGCGATCTGCACGCTGGGACTCAGCATCGGCGCCAACACCGCGATCTACAGCCTGCTCGACGCGGTGCTCCTCCGGCCGGTACCGCTGCCCGAGCCGGAGCGGCTGGCGCTGATCTGGGAGACACGCCCGGACGGAGGCACCAACAGCGCCTCGGGCGGGGCATTCCTCGACTGGCGCACACACCAGACGCAGTTCGAGGCCATCGTGCTCACGAGTCCGGTGGCCCAGAACCTGAGCGGCCGCGGAGTGACCGAGCAGTTGACGGGCATGGAGGTGTCGCACGAGTTCCTGCAGGTCCTGGGTGTGCCGGCGGTGATCGGTCGCGGCTTCCTGCCGCAAGAGGACCGGCCCGGCGGACCCACCGACGTCGTGATGATCACCGAGGACTTCTGGCGCACCCGGCTCGGTGGCGACGGCGCCATCCTCGGCCAGCGCCTCGTGCTGGACGATGTGCCACGGACGGTGATCGGTGTCCTGCCTCGGGGCGCGTGGATCTTCCCGACCGATACGTTCTTCGTCCCGGCGGTGCTCACGCCGGGGACGCCGCGCGCGGCGCGCTCGCCGCACTGGGCCGCCGTGTTCGGACGGCTGTCGCCGCGGGGCACATTTGCGGCCGCGGACGCCGAACTGAAGGCGATCAAGAAGCGCCTGGACACCGACTATCCGACCTTCAAGCGCGCCTGGAGTGTCCGCGCCCAGCCCGTGACCGAAGCGCTGGGCGTGGTGACGAGAACGCCGATGCTGCTCCTGCTCGGCGCGGTGTCGCTGCTGCTGTTGATCGCCTGCGCCAACGTCGCCAACCTCGTTCTGGCGCGTGGCCGGCAGCGCGAGCAGGAAATGGCGACGCGGGCCGCGCTCGGTGCCGGCGGCGCCAGGCTCGCACGGCAGTTGCTCACCGAGAGCGTCGTGCTCGCGCTGCTAGGCGGTGGCTTCGGCATGGTCCTGGCCGCAGGCGGCGTGCGCGGACTCCGTTCGGTGGCCGCCGGGTCGTTACCCATCGCGCTCACGCCACAACTCAACCTGCGTGTGCTCGCGGCTTCGGCGGCCGTCACTTTCGTGACCGGTCTGCTCTTCGGCCTGGTCCCGGCGATGCGCGCCCGGCGCCCCGAGTTGAGCCTCGCGATCAACAACGGCGGCCGCCGCACGACGGCCGCGGGTCAGCATCGTACGCAGGCGATGCTCGTCGTCGCTCAGGTGGCGCTCACGATGGTGCTGGTCGCCGCGGCCGGCCTCTTGCTGCGCAGCCTTGCCAACACCACACACGTCGATCCGGGCTTCGACGCCGAACGGGTCCTCGCCTTCGACGTCGCCTTGCCGAAGGCGTCGTACGACGCGCCGGAGAAACGGGTCGGGTTCGCGACGAGGATGGTCGAGCGATTGCGCGCACTGCCTGGCATCGAGCAGGCCGGGTCTGGCCAGGCGATTCCCTTCAGTGGCGGCGGCTCGGGCGAGTACTTCCAGCGCCCCGGGACCGGTGGAGACGAGGGCCTCACGCTCGGCCGCATGGACTTCGTGTCAGCGGGGTACCTCGAGGCCCTTGGCGCGCGCGTACGTGCCGGACGCGTGATCAGCAGCGACGATACGGTCGGCAGTGGCGCACGTGTGGCCGTCATCAGCGAGACGACGGCGCGTCGCTTCTTCCCGACGGGAGATGCCGTGGGGCAGGTGCTTCGCATCCAGGCCGCCGAGTGGCGCATCGTCGGCGTCGTCGCCGACATCGTCGACCGCAAGCTCGATGGCGAGCGCAAGCCGTTCTGCTGGGTACCGTACGTGTTCAACTCGGGCCGCATGTCGTTCGCGGTGAGGACCACGGGCGAACCACTGTCGCTCGTCGGCAGCGTCAGGCGCGAACTGGCCGCCATCGATCCGGGCGTCGCACTGGCCAATCCACGTTCGCTCGACGTCACGCGGGCGGGATCGCTCACGCAGCGCAAGGTGGTCCTCGGCCTCGTTTCGGCGTTTGCCGCCGCGGCGCTGCTGCTGGCCTGTGTCGGGATCTACGGAGTGATGGCCTACGGTGTGGCGACACGCCGGCGGGAGATCGGCATTCGGCTCGCCCTGGGTGCGGTCCCCATGGCCGTGGTGCGGCAGGTGCTCGCGGGCGGCGTGAGCCAACTGGCTCTCGGCCTGGTGCTGGGCACGCTCGGTGCCGTTGCCGCGGCGCGGTTGCTGGCAAGCGAGCTGTACGGCGTCAACGCGTCCGATCCGACGGTACTCGCCGTGACCGCGCTGACCATCGCTGCTGCGGCGATGGGTGCGTGTCTGATTCCGGCCTGGCGCGCGACCCGGTACGACCCGCTCGAGTCGTTACGGGTGGAGTAG
- a CDS encoding PadR family transcriptional regulator — translation MSHTSLSLIQGTVDLLVLRALQQGPVHGYAVSRWIRERTDAVISMEDAALYQALHRLEARGWVESEWGVSENNRRAKYYSLTTTGRRQLRDEVVTWQRYAAAMSRVIEPA, via the coding sequence ATGTCACACACCTCACTTTCCCTGATCCAGGGCACGGTCGACCTGCTGGTGCTGCGCGCGCTGCAGCAGGGCCCGGTCCATGGCTACGCGGTCTCGCGGTGGATTCGCGAGCGCACCGACGCCGTCATCTCGATGGAAGACGCCGCCCTCTACCAGGCGTTGCATCGCCTCGAGGCTCGCGGCTGGGTGGAGTCCGAGTGGGGAGTCTCGGAGAACAACCGCCGCGCCAAGTACTACAGCCTCACCACCACCGGCCGTCGCCAGCTGCGCGACGAAGTCGTGACGTGGCAGCGGTACGCCGCCGCCATGTCACGTGTGATTGAGCCTGCCTGA